In Zingiber officinale cultivar Zhangliang chromosome 9B, Zo_v1.1, whole genome shotgun sequence, the genomic window TTTTCATCCAACTTGTACTACTCATCTCCCTCTCTTTTTCTACTCGTATTTCTTAATAGCGCATTCCATAGGAGTTGCAAAGGTATGTTGAGTGTTTTTCTTTTATCCATCATTATATCTGATTTTTACAAACCAGCACCAACCTTGGCGTTGGTCTCTTGccgaccggctagagggggtgaatagtttgCACAATAAAAACACACTAAATCCCCTTTCTCGATCTTATAACTCAATTAAAAtagacacttgcataaaagaaataagagactgaTTAAAAAAAGAGACACAAGAaggttacttagtttgcaatcaagggattactaatccaaggaagttgaagctcactaaacaatctccttcaggcggagaaatctCTTACAGCAGTTAAAACACTTAATTACATAACAAAACTAAAGAGGaatcgtttacaagtgttctaACATACTGGGATTAAGGTTATATTTATAATCTTAGTCGGAGCACTTGGAAGGATTCCATGCATctagaggggataaaactttattcctaTCGTAACGGGATGCGCCACGTTGCGTTTGGCTGAGATTTCAGGTCCGGGCGCTTGAACCGAAAAggcaacattttgttgactttctgtctcggtcttccgctccggttccgctcgcatgggtccgggtcttccgctccagtttcacttgcttgggtgatttcgatcatCCAGAATAGGGTTCACTCGAACCTATTTTCCGGCCTTCAAGCAGTCATtcgttccggcttctcgtccctcgaaaatgttgCGTGCCTCTTTCTTATTTGCCAGCGTACTCTTttgcagtgcctcgtccctcggacacatcaagtccgtcggctctctcccgtgtcatccttctcgctagctgcatctttcgctcaacttttTTTGCTCCTaggtttctgcacacttagaccaaagacatcaaaataacaacagaacctaccttgacttagttgatcacatcaaaatcatcacgggatacttacaatctccttttttttttatgtagatcaacccaagttaagttagggtaaaccaagaAATAAATAGTAATAGAAATAGCAAGTACATATTTTGCATATAAGAAAAACATGTGCAAAAATCAAAAAATACCTCCTAGACTTAATCTCtagttctccccctttgatcatattaaaatagGGTAGTCTATGCAAAGTCTAAGGAATAAAATCAAgaagtttttaagtttttaataatctagatttttttttctaatccaTGTTtagaaacttaaaaaaaaaattcagttttgaaaaaaatagttttgaaaaaaaaatctcttagaTAGAAAAATGATAaagttctataaaaaaaaaatttgcaatgtagagaaaatgataaagttctataaaaaaaaaaattttacagaAAAATATCATTGGAAGACTAATTTAAGTGAAAGTATTAGATAATTTTATAACAGTTAAATgctttaacagttagtcaattaaacattcatttcagtaatttacttccagactgtggcgagacactagactttCTTAGTTATTGAACAACAATCACttttagacaaagtctcttaaaaaaataaatatttaattttctttttaaaagccATTGgtctaactttaaaaattttttaaaaaaaatatgcacaaaatgataattttaacttaaacatgattttggaacccaaaatagattccttccaactggattaattaaaaatttcttaggatgTATCTATGTGATATTCTTCTAATTtagcccttatgatatctaaaatgtcAATTTAGTCTATTATACTTTCTAATTTGTGAGTATGCATTGtttttaatttcttctttcaatttttttatttttcatttttatcttgtcgaaatcCTCTAGTCGAAAAGATGttgctaagatttttttttttttttttaaataattttttattttctatgtctAATTTGTAGGAACTCTTCGACagcatttttataaatttaaataattgatcAGGAGGTAGGAAatgtacctgacttatcttgtcgatttTTGATGCTCCCCTGTAGTGCTGCTTTCCTTTGACGATGCTCCTATTCATCGATACTCTtgatgctcattgaggatgatcttgtttcatcttcatcttcttggtgacttgccattagcGCAAGTCTGGCGATGACTTCGatctccgattcggacgacgtttcgtcccatgtcgcctttagattttGATGTTTTGTTTGGACTGGTCTTTTGTCTTTACTTTTGTCTTTgttcttgttcttgctcttcaatttagggcaATTATCTTTCACGTGcctttcttcattgcagtggtaccatcttatctttttttttcttcttttatcctgcacttgattaaatttattagttttaaataactttttaaattttcttaccacgaacgtcgtttcatcatcatcgagagaagtttCAGAATCTGATTCAtctatttttgcctttaaggcaatattaTGCTTGAGCTCCTTTTTCAGAtttgcacatctcgtttcattaacttcaaaagttaaaaataactcttctaaagtacttacttctatatccttagagatataataaacatctactaatgatgctcattcagtaGTCCTAAGGAAtgtgttaagcgcgtaccttaacGAACTttagttggttaccttttctccgaaatTTGTAAGTTcggtgatgatttcctttattctagagtgaaggtgtgcaatggtttcgccttcttctaatTAGAGGCTGTCGATCTAGTTCCTTAGCAGATCCCGGCTCGTGAGTTTTGCCTCcgagtcccttcgtgtagtttcaagaatttctcccagagctccttggttgACTTGTAGCTCCGATCCAGataacttcttgaggtggtaagacgctaagcagatgaaactctgctttgccatttgtcacgaagtcggcttgctcattcttcgtccattgacattcttctttgccctctggtgctacaaaatcaaatttatGATTAATAGTAAATCGAAAtctgtcttaaagaatacctctatcTTTTTCTTTCAGCTCacgaattctccctcgaacttcgatgggtagatgctcggtccggccatctcttgtgcttcattgggcagttagtcctcctgaagctgttgggatctgataccacttgttggtcccttggtgatcggctagaggggggtgaatagtatgcACAATAAAAACacacaaaacctcctttctcgaTCTTATAACTCAATTAGAATAGAcatttgcataaaagaaataagagactaattaaaaagaagaggtacaaaagggttacttggtttgcactcaggagattactaatccaagaaagttgaagctcactaagcaatttccttcaggcggagaaacctcttatagtAGTTGAAGCACTTAATTACAGAAACAAAACTAAAGAGgaatcgtttacaagtgttgttatgATATACTGGGATCAAGACTATATTTAGTCCTGgttggggcgcctagaagggttccagactcctggaaggggataaaattttatcatcGTCGCAACAGAATGCGCCATGTTGCGTTTAACTGAGATTTcaggtccgagcacccggaggggttccaggcgcaTGAACCGGGTGTCCTGGACTAGGTCCAAAcgcccggaccaaaaagtcaatatTTTGTTGACTTTTGATCTCGACCTTCCGCTTCAGTTCTGCTCACATTGGTCTGGGTCTTCCATTCCagttccacttgcttgggtgatttcgaccatccggaatagggctcactcgaacctattTTCTTGCCtttgagcagtcttccactccggcttcttgtccctcagaaacgccttgtgcctccttctcatccgccagcatactcttccgcagcgccttatccctcggacgcaccgagtttgtcggctctctcccccgtgtcgtccttctcactagttgcgtcttttgatcaacttcctgtgcttttaagttcttgcacacttagacataagacatcaaaataataatatgacctaatttgacttggtttatcatatcaaaactattacGGGGTACTTTCACTTGATGCTGGTGTTTACAAATCAACTATAACGTGGTGCTATTTTTTCAATACCAGTTATAACGTTATGCTGGTTTGTAAAAACCAACACAACATGTGATGGTTTTCCTTAATCATACaaacattatttttttcatatatacATTTATTTATATATGTTAATAATTGATACTTTACCATGGGATTTTGGTTATCGGTTGATCTTGGCCATAACCTCTAATGGATCAATATTTTAGGTTACTTTAATAGTTTTGTTGGTCATCCAACAATGAAAGGACAAGATCGTAGTTCTATTCATTTACATGATCAACATAAAATGATCCTTAAACAATCTCCCTTTGCTATTTTTTAGACATACAAGATATTCGGTAAATTCATGATTTACTTgtgaatatatttcaaaattaggaTTCGACATctcaaacttttatatttttagatatattttctaatattgaAAGTTAGAAGTGCATAATCGAaagttaatcaatttaaattttcaaGTGTCCAGTAACTTTTATTAGAAGAGATGTATCTCTATTACTGTACTTTCGTTCCTATAAACTCAATTAATGCATCGTGTAATCATTTTTTTCTcacttttttaataaaaaaagaatctatcaaattaaaaattgaggagTTGTTGAAACTCTGTTTTTATAGAATTAAAGTACATcatgatttttaatattttataaattatatattttatatatatttatttttgtctAGTATATATAAGCTTTCATTAGTTCGTGTaaatattatagatgattttaaaaatttagaaaaaattaattgagttaaaATAATTCATCCATTTATTACTCTCTAATTATTTAccgagatttttttttattaagtcagaCATTCAATATCACTACTTCAGTTCTATATctcaataaaattatatatatataaacaattaTTCCAATTTTAACGTTAAGTGACAGATTCGGTTGTCTCCTTCATTCAATCGTGTCACCTTTTAGAACGGCGAGCAGTCCAAATCCATGCATGTCCTCGTCGGCACTACGGTTAATGGAAGCCATTCAGCACGGTTCAAAGGTCACTTCGCATAATCGCATCCCACTTTGACCTACTTTGTGGGGATAATAAAAATAGCTTCATAATTTATCAACGTAATTAATGTAAATTGTAAACtcaaggaaatatatatatatatatatatatatatatatatatatatatatatatatatatatagatatatataattttaatttaatcaaatgcATATCGATAAATCACTCATTGTATGCGAAGCTTCTCGATAAGTGCTGTGTTGGCCTGTCATCATCTACTTGCAAGTCAGATTCCACGTTAAATAGCCTTTTGGAAGtagaaattgttttttttttaaaaaaaaatttaacggTTGATTCCATTTTTCATTATAtaggatttaaatttaaaatataataataaatattttaacaTTTTCAGGAAACGAAAAACTCCACACCAATTTGAAAGCTCACGTAGTCACGCTCCTTCCCACTTTAGTAGCAGAGGCGGAGGAAGAGGAGCTGCTTTACTCGTTGTCTCTAGAACACTAGTACTACTACCTCCTCCTTTCACACGATGCACCTCCCTCGCCGGAAATCGCCGCTTGGCACGCCGGCGGATCCCTCGCTGACGGTGGCGAAGCTAGTCGGGTCGTACACGAGGAAAGGGAGCAACTTTTCCATCTACGCCCTCGTCCTCGCCATCTTCCTCTTCGCCCTGGTCATGTACAGCGAGGACCTCAGGGCCATGGCTGAGCGGTCGATGTCGCCTTACAAATCCCAGGAGGATGCGCACGAGGACTTCCCCGGAGGATCCCTCTCCCAGCGGCTGCCGGACACGCTGGAAATCGCTGTCGCGAACGCGACCGATTCGGCGGCCGTGCCGGAGACGTGCGACCTCGCGCGCGGCGAGTGGGTTTTCGATGATGTAGATTTCCCGATGTACCGGGAGGAGCAGTGCCAGTACCTGTCGCAGCAGATGTCGTGCTCGCGGAACGGCCGCCCGGAGGCGATGTACCAGAAGTGGAGATGGCAGCCGGCCGGGTGCTCTTTGCCTAAGTCGGCACCCGAAACCCTCGCATCGATTTCTCTcgcctcatttttttttttttttttgaaaagccCTCAAATTGTTCGACTTGGTTTTGCCAGATTCGACGCGAGTTTGGTGCTAGAGTGGCTACGGGGGAAGCGGATGGTGTTCATCGGCGACTCCATGAATCGAAATCAGTGGGAGTCCTTTGTCTGCCTGATGCAGACCGTGGTGCCGCCGGAAGGGAGGGATCGCCGGGTCGAAGGCTCCCGAATCATCTTCACAATAAAGGTACCAATTTTTCCCTCTCCGATTTTAGTCGATCCATCCATCGATTAGCCCCTATCGGTGAATAGTGAGACAAATTTAGGAACACAACGCATCTATCGAGTTCTACTGGGCGCCGTTCCTGGTGGAGTCGAACTCCGACGACCCCAACATTCACAGCATCCCGGTCCGGATCATCAACCCCGATGCCATCGAGAAGCACGCCGTCCACTGGGAGGGAGCTGATGTCCTGGTCTTCAACACCTACATCTGGTGGATGAACACCTTCGAGATGCGAGTCCTGTGAGTACTATTTGGCTATTTGCTCCAGTTCCTCGCCGACGCCATGAATGATGAATTCAACTCATTTTTGACTCGAAAAGCCATGACCGGTCACTGATACTTGGATTATAATCGCTCGATTTCTTACTGCGTCAATCAAATTCTCATCGATTTGGTTTGACGAAGCAGGCGTCCAGGGGCACGGAATTGGACGGAGCACGATATGGTCGTGAGATATGAAGCGTATGACAGAGTTCTGAGGACGTTGACAAGTTGGCTGGATCGCAACGTCGACCCCATTAAAACGTCCGTCTTCTTCATGAGCATGTCTCCTATCCACAGCAAGTAAGTAAACTCCTCGAGCTCTTGCTCTTTTGATCTTAATAGCCATCTCTTCTCCTCGACACAGTTGTCATGATGCAATTAGAACTTCACTCAATCATATCATCGGTTCAACTTCTTGTGCTGCTTAATTGtcaataataaaaaaactaagcACGTGGATGTAGAGTATCAATAAATCGGCTTGTTAAGTGAGACTTGCAATCAAAATTAAGGCGAATCCCCATTGTTAATGCATGGCAGTTAATACTTTTGTATATGCTCAGTTGTTGAAGCAGCTGACACCAGAGTTGACCTGGAATAGAAGAGTTTGACCAATGTTGTGGACTGTTTACTCACCAACCTTGAAATCCGACGCTTTGATCATTAATGGATACGATCATACTTTTGTATAGGCTTtttgcttgttggtcacttgcatctTCGTTTTATCTCATGTTGCTTTGTTCATATCAATTTGCTCCCTACTTTCTTCAACATAATCTAAATTTGACTCGAGATGAGCCATAAATTTGGCTGAAAATACCGGCAGTTTGCTTTTAAGCTTCAGAATAAAAATATTGAATAAAATCAGCAATGTGTGTTGGTGGTCAATCTGGTTTGGTAATAAATTGCCTGTGTAAAACCACGGGAAATAACACGAGCATGCCATAGTAAATGATTTCATGTCTTCCATGTTTCTACACTTACATGAAAGCCTCGTCGACTTCGCAGCTAAAAACCAATTGAGACATGATTGCAGTCTTGCAGACCTCCTGTTTGGCTGTTTCCATGGACTTTCCAGTTTCCGCCACTGCTTTTCTTCGTCTTCCTCGTCCATGTCTGCCTATCTTTGTGATTAATTTATTGCACGGACAGTTTGTCACTGCTTTTTCCTGGTTTGCTCTCCTCCATTAATTACCAATGCACGTTCTAATTGCTAGAGTAAGACAGAAACTACTTTAACCCCTTTCTTAAAGAATCCCTGTGAAAGCAGTCCCTTCAATTATTGAACTGCAAAACCATGTGCCTGCCACGGCAAAGAAACAAGTTGCCTTAAAGAAACTAAATTCCGTGATACTTTTCTACACAAACCATGCTTTTGCAGACATCCAATGCTCTGCATCTTCTTGCCTTGCTTTCTCTTTGCCTGTTCCTATGTTTAACTATTGAAGCCTTGAAGGAGATGTGCCAGGAAACAGAGTGGAATCATCCCTCAAAAAGTAGATATTTTTGTTGTTCTTATTACCCTAACTTTACAATTCGAGGTCAAATTTCAAGTTTATTAACTAATGGGCGCTTTTGTTTTTTCATGGTGCAGCTCTGTAGCTTTATAAATTAATGCAAAGTCGTCATTTTTATTGACGCAGGAGCTCGGACTGGGGCAATCCGGCGGGAATCAAGTGCGCCAAAGAGACGCTACCGATCACCAACATGACCGGCATCTCCGTGGGCACTGACATGAACATATTTGCTCTGGCGAAGAAGGCGCTGGGTTCGCCTGCGCTCCGCGTGCCTGTCACTTTCGTGGACATCACGACCATGTCGGAACGGCGCAAGGACGCGCACACATCCGTGTTCACGGTGCGGCGAGGGGCACTGCTGACGCCGGAGCAGCAGGCGAAGCCTGCAGAGTTCGCCGACTGCATCCACTGGTGCCTCCCCGGTGTGCCGGATACCTGGAACCAACTCCTCTTCGTCCACCTCCTCTCCGGCCGCCGCAGCCGCTACTAACGCGTTGGCACACAAACTTCCTCACTTTacgaaatttatttttattttgaaacgagaaaaaaaaaggttttttcttcgttttataaaattattaatttactgGGGAAATGCCAAAATTAACCTTATTTTAGCACACTGGATTAGCGACCTGTAATAGTCGAATAATAATAGGGAAAAAAAAGTTGTAATGATGCGTGCAATAGTTCAATGGTTAGATTCCTAGTACGTTCGTGGTTATCATTGATTATCTCAGTaggttattaataataattttgttTAGTTTAAATAATCAGTGATTTTTCATAATGTAATATTCTCGTCAGGTTAACAATCAGGGAATATAATTCGAAATCAGAAAATCTTAGAAACATAAAGTTTTTCATCATTCTaggattattaatatttttttctaaaattacccTTCGAGACGAGTAGAAGCAACTCATGAGGGATGTCGTTGGCCTTTGCCTTCTCCCTTCTTAACTCCTCCACAAGATCTTCTTTCGTCTCGTGTCCTCTCGGAGCTTCTCCATGTCCGATCTGTCTCCAAGGCACCTGCCTTTCTCGTGTTCGCTCACGATTTCCGCCGCCTCTATGAGGGACGCTTCGATCGCAGCGACGGATGGCTCTTCATCTACAAGAAGAGGCCACCTAAGGATTCCATATTGTCCGGATTCGATAACCACTTCAGCTGGTGGTTTAAGATCCCCGTCCTGAGCGCAAGCGTCGCCCTCGGCGAGGACCTCTACATCATCGTTGCTTCTGGAGACGCCTTCCTTTTTGCCTCCAACAGCCGCCGCGAGATTGTCACGGTCAACATCACCGCATGCTCTGCGCAGTAGATATCGCCTAACACCATGGGGGCGCACGACATCATGTCGTGGAGGAGATCGGGGCTGAAGCTGGTCGCCAATCCCTTCGACATCGATCACTTTTGCTTCCTCTATGTGAAGATGGTTCATAACCGTTCCATGCTCATCGAGTACCGATCGAAACTAACTTGTGGCGGACCGGTGGCTTATGGAGGAGAGGCGTTGTTGCTTGGGAGATCAAGGTATATACAGTCTTAATAGAGAAATAAGAAGATGAAGATCAATGTACTGACAAAATAAATGCGCATAATCATAACTGATATAATGAATACAcgtacccaatctggaatcgacacatacgATATAGTGATAAGTAAACTCTCTAAGGATCAACAACATATCTGCTCGTAAAACCTGAACAATATAATCGataatatatacatgtatgatatatacaacaatcatatctcaagcaAATGCAATAACCACAAGCAAATACAGAGATATCTATGAAAGATACACCGCACATTATATGCATATGAACACAAATGCGTCACTCCTACACGCCACTTATAACCGCCACTACATTTGAGTGACTGAATGGGCAAGACTGTGACGACTGTTCACGTCTCCAACTACCACTATATTTGAATGGTTGAGACAAGTAAGATGCAAAGTAGTCATTTAGCTATATAACAACGAGGGTTACAATATGCatgactccagctatcactagtTGATGGATTGAaatgaagcgatagagggggggatgaatatcactcattaaaaacttttcttttcgtatcgataaaataaatatcaaagtaaGCGGAAAATAAGATAGCAAATGAAAGACAGGTGGCtcaggtggttacttggttcggagactaTGTCGACTCTTATTCTAAGACTCACGATCCTTAATTGCACCATTGGACAATTTACTATAATTCTTCTTTTCGAAATCTTTAGAAAGAAACAATTCGTATAAATGAAATGGAAGATAGTAACACATTATTATCTTCTTGTAAATAATGTAAGAtaataaaagtataccgacaaagaGTAAAAGATGAAACTCATTGGCACTTCTTGGCGTAGCAACTTGCACGTGTAGTTTGAGGCACAGAACAACAGAGGCGCGAGCAGAGGATTGTATAGCAGTATTATAGTCGGCTCGATCTTGATGTCTTTTTATAagctttgttcggtcgactgatcatttCGGTCGACCAATCTCTCTATTAGTCGACTGATTTATCAACTTTCCTTCTATGTCCAGATCTGATCACGACCTCATTAATAGCATTTATTATTCAGTTGACCGATCCCATTGATTGGTCACCGATCTGTGcaatttccctgttcgtcgagatttgccaaTAATTCTCCATTAAGTGTGTTaattgttcagtcgaccgatccctgggttcaatcgatcgatcagCCTGACTTCTATATTTGCTTCTGCGTGATCTCATCTCTGTCACATTATGcaggttcaatcgaccgatcagatcagt contains:
- the LOC122024757 gene encoding protein trichome birefringence-like 28; this encodes MHLPRRKSPLGTPADPSLTVAKLVGSYTRKGSNFSIYALVLAIFLFALVMYSEDLRAMAERSMSPYKSQEDAHEDFPGGSLSQRLPDTLEIAVANATDSAAVPETCDLARGEWVFDDVDFPMYREEQCQYLSQQMSCSRNGRPEAMYQKWRWQPAGCSLPKFDASLVLEWLRGKRMVFIGDSMNRNQWESFVCLMQTVVPPEGRDRRVEGSRIIFTIKEHNASIEFYWAPFLVESNSDDPNIHSIPVRIINPDAIEKHAVHWEGADVLVFNTYIWWMNTFEMRVLRPGARNWTEHDMVVRYEAYDRVLRTLTSWLDRNVDPIKTSVFFMSMSPIHSKSSDWGNPAGIKCAKETLPITNMTGISVGTDMNIFALAKKALGSPALRVPVTFVDITTMSERRKDAHTSVFTVRRGALLTPEQQAKPAEFADCIHWCLPGVPDTWNQLLFVHLLSGRRSRY